In the genome of Falsirhodobacter halotolerans, one region contains:
- a CDS encoding phage tail tube protein, whose protein sequence is MALPQLQRRGDMIVMVDFAGSGTFANFCGATGISLSLENALAETTTGDCEDWSKPVQTLVAYGAQNVTMTINAQMAKSNRGKLLSWAKDQLEVPVRVHIVDGGRCRIHRWCRPADHAGHRRDRQYRKRRHHADAEHPVQGWRRVHGCHLMVPVVLTWPGGEHAFRLGIAELETIQQKTDCGPEHVLLALNSGAWTVTHLVEIIRCGLIGGGMNHVEALKLTRKAFDLHPIITFKVPCQEILSVALFGPPEDPVGEPSPVEPTPGT, encoded by the coding sequence ATGGCACTGCCTCAACTTCAACGCCGCGGCGATATGATCGTCATGGTGGATTTTGCCGGGTCCGGCACCTTCGCCAACTTCTGCGGCGCCACCGGTATCAGCCTGTCGCTGGAAAACGCGCTGGCCGAAACCACGACCGGCGACTGCGAGGACTGGTCCAAGCCGGTCCAAACCCTTGTCGCCTATGGCGCGCAGAACGTCACCATGACGATCAACGCGCAGATGGCGAAGTCCAACCGGGGTAAGCTGCTGTCCTGGGCCAAGGACCAGTTAGAGGTGCCGGTTCGCGTTCACATCGTGGATGGCGGGCGATGTCGAATACATCGATGGTGTCGGCCTGCTGACCACGCTGGGCATCGGAGGGATCGGCAATACCGAAAACGCCGTCATCACGCAGACGCTGAACATCCGGTTCAAGGATGGCGTCGAGTTCACGGATGCCACCTGATGGTGCCGGTCGTTCTTACTTGGCCGGGCGGTGAACACGCGTTTCGCCTCGGCATCGCCGAACTGGAGACGATCCAGCAGAAAACCGATTGCGGGCCGGAGCATGTGCTTTTGGCCCTCAATTCCGGCGCATGGACAGTCACACATCTGGTGGAGATCATCCGCTGCGGACTGATCGGCGGGGGCATGAACCACGTTGAAGCGCTGAAGCTGACCCGGAAGGCGTTCGATCTGCATCCGATCATTACGTTCAAGGTGCCGTGTCAGGAAATCCTGTCGGTCGCGTTGTTCGGTCCGCCGGAGGATCCCGTGGGGGAGCCTTCGCCGGTGGAGCCGACACCGGGGACCTGA
- a CDS encoding DUF6950 family protein, whose translation MIMLHRYLAASAREPFAYGQHDCATFAARWVEIRTGRDISDGLIGRYTTMRDGLRIMRGLGLVDHVAFFARALPRRDGLPRVGDLVAVAGLDGPAMGIWGGEAAHHLGETGLVALPLSQVTDVFEVSA comes from the coding sequence ATGATCATGCTTCACCGCTACCTCGCCGCATCAGCGCGCGAGCCTTTTGCCTATGGCCAGCATGACTGCGCCACATTCGCCGCCCGTTGGGTCGAGATACGGACCGGGCGGGATATCTCGGACGGGCTGATCGGCCGCTATACCACGATGCGCGACGGGCTGCGGATCATGCGCGGCTTGGGGCTGGTCGATCATGTCGCCTTCTTCGCCCGCGCATTGCCCCGCCGCGATGGTTTGCCGCGTGTGGGCGATCTGGTTGCGGTGGCCGGGCTGGACGGGCCTGCGATGGGCATCTGGGGCGGCGAGGCCGCACATCATCTGGGCGAGACGGGGCTGGTGGCCCTGCCGCTGTCACAAGTCACGGACGTTTTCGAGGTATCCGCATGA